The DNA region CGAATCGCGGTTGCGCTCCAGCAGGGCAGCGATGGCGTCCAGCGACAGCGCCCGCCCGGTGGGGGCGTTGGGGTTGGGAAAGATGATGCCGCCGTTCTCCTGCGGGTACTGGTCCAGGTCGATAGCAAACTCGCTGTCCAGGGGAAGGGTGCGCGCTTCAATGTCGTAGAGCTCGCAGTAGACCGGGTAGAAGCTGTAGCTGATATCCGGGAACAGCAGCGGCTTATCCTGCTTAAAGAATCCCTGGAAGCTGAAGGCCAGCACCTCATCGGAGCCGTTGCCAACGAAGACCTGGTCGCTGGAGAGTCCATAGAGCCTGGCAATGCTCTCTTTCAGCGCCAGCCCCTGCGGGTCGGGGTAGAGCCGTAGCCGGTCATCACAGGCGGCCTGCATGGCGCTAATGGCTTTGGGCGACGGGCCGTAGGGGCTCTCGTTGGTGTTGAGCTTGATATACACTTGATCCTGCGGCTGCTCGCCCGGGACATAGGGGGTGAGGTCGTGGACCTTGGCGCTCCAGAATCGGCTCATTGGACAGGCTCTTGCGGGTAAAGTGGATGATGAGGCGGCCATTATAGCCATCCGTTGGTGATGGCAACAGATAGCCGCCTGGAAAAGCCGGCAGCGGCTCAAGGCCTCGCTTTAGGGGGCAAGGCGCTCAATCGCCCATTCGTTGCTTTCGCCGCGTGTATAGAGAAAGCGGTCGTGAAGGCGGTGGGCTCCCCCCTGCCAGAACTCGATGCGACGCGGATCGACCCTGAAGCCTCCCCAGAAGGAAGGGAGCGGGATCTCGCCGCTGGAAAACTTGTGCTTCATCTCCGCAAACTTCTGTTCCAGCAGGGTGCGTGAGGAGATAGGGTGGCTCTGGCGCGAAGCCCAGGCAGCGAGTTGGCTCTCCTTGGGGCGGCTCAGGAAATAGCCCAGCACCTCGCGGTGGCTGAGGCGGCTGGCGTGGCCGCTGATGATCACCTGCCGGTCCAGCTCCAGCCAGGCGAAGTGAAGGCTGACCCTGGGATTCCCCTCGATCTGCTGTGCCTTGGTACTGCCGAGGTTGGTAAAGAAGACAAAGCCCCGCGGGTCCAGCTGCTTAAGCAGGACGATGCGTTGTGAGGGGTAACCATCCGCCGACACGGTGGCCACGCTCATGGCGGTGGGGTCGGGCAGTTTGGCGTCGATCGCCTGCTGCAGCCAGAGCTCAAACTGGGCGATGGGGTCCGCCTTGAGGTCTTTGCGGTGCAGTCCGCCGTGCAGGTACTCGCGTCGCAGCTTTTCTATCTCCACGCTCTCTCTCCAGCGTTATGTGGCTGGCGCCATTATCCTGTGACGGCAGGGCCTTGACCAGCCCTGTGATCATCTCCACTAACCAACCTGTGGCGCTGATCTATACTCTCTGGAGACCTGTTCAGAGGTGTAGCAGATGGTTAAGGAGAAACAGTCGGTACTGATCATTGAGGATGAGGAGGTAAATATCCGCGTTCTGGGTCAGATATTGAGCCGGGAGTTCAACATAGATGTGGCCACCTGTGGACGGGACGCCCTGGTAAGGGCCGAGCAGGACGAGATGCCGGACCTGATTCTGCTGGATGTCACGATGCCGGACATTGATGGCTATGAACTCTGCAGGCAGCTCTCCGACAATGAAAAGACGCGCCATATCCCCATTATCCTGATCACTTCCGAAGATCAGGAGAAGCAGGAGGCCTACGGCCTGTCACTGGGGGCGGTGGACTATATCGTCAAGCCCTTTTCGGTGCCGGTGCTGGTTGCGCGGGTACGCACCCATCTGCAACTGAAGCGGCAGCGGGACATGCTCTCGGACCTGTCGGTCCACGATAGCCTGACCGGGCTCTATAATCGACGCAAGTTCGATGGCTATATCGAGGCCGAATGGCGTCGCGCGTGCCGTAACCAGACCTCCCTGGCGCTGGTGATGCTGGATGTCGACCTGTTCAAGGCCTATAACGATCACTACGGCCATATGGCCGGAGACCGCTGCCTGCAGCGTATTGCCGACTGCCTGCTGGCCAATATCCAGCGCTCCGGAGATCTGTTGGCCCGCTACGGGGGTGAGGAGTTTGTCGCGGTGTTGCCCGAGCTGGATCGTCATGATGCCACGGTGTTGGCCCAGAAACTGTGCGATGCGGTGGCCGCCCTGACGGTCCCCCATGCGGCGTCGACGGTGGCGGATCATGTCACCCTCAGTGGAGGTGTGGCGGCCATGGTGCCGGATATCGATATGCCCAGCAGCCAACTGATAGAGGCGGCAGACTCCGCCCTGTATGCGGCCAAAAAGGCCGGTCGTGACTGTGTGCAGGTCTATGTTGGCTAGGGGGAGATAGGTTTACATTTGTGGGGCAATGACCCAGAATCGGTCTGTATAAGCTCTCAGGGGGTGCCGTTCGGCGACCCCTTTTTTATCGCCCCTCGCTTGTACATGACTTCTGGATACAACCCTCTATTGTGGAGTGATTATGCGCATAGAAACCGACATTAAACTGGGTTTCAAAGATGTCCTGATCAGGCCCAAGCGATCGACTCTCAAGAGTCGCTCCCAAGTTGCACTGGATAGAACCTACACCTTCCTGCACAGCGGAATCCGCTGGAGCGGTGTCCCCGTGGTTGCCGCCAATATGGATACCGTAGGCACCTTTGAGATAGCGGCCGAACTGGCCAGCCATGGCATGCTGACGGCCATTCACAAGCACTACAGCCTGGAGCAGTGGAAGGGTTTCCTCGATGGCCAGGAGCCATCGATCTACCAGCACATCATGGTCAGCACCGGCACCTCGAGCGAGGATTTCGAGCGCCTGCAGGCGATTATCAAGCAGCACCCGGGGTTGCAGTTTATCTGCATCGATGTTGCCAATGGCTACTCCGAGACGTTTGTCTCCTATCTGCGTAAGGTGCGCAAGGCGTTTCCGAACAAGGTAATCATTGCCGGTAACGTGGTTACTGGTGAGATGGTGGAGGAGCTGATCCTGTCCGGAGCCGATGTGGTCAAGGTCGGTATTGGGCCGGGTTCCGTCTGTACTACCCGCGTCAAGACCGGCGTTGGCTACCCTCAGCTGTCCGCGGTGATGGAGTGTGCCGATGCGGCCCACGGCCTCGGCGGCCTGATCATCTCCGACGGTGGTTGTAGCTGTGCCGGTGATGTCGCCAAAGCCTTCGGCGGAGGGGCGGATATGGTGATGATCGGCGGGCTGTTTGCGGGTCACGACGAGAGTGGCGGTGAGCTGGTAGAGCGCGATGGCAAGCGTTACAAGCTGTTCTACGGAATGAGTTCCGAGACGGCGATGGATAAACACGCCGGGGGCGTTGCCGAGTACCGTGCCTCCGAAGGCAAGACGGTCGAGGTGCCCTACCGGGGACCGGTCGTGGAGCGGGTGCGGGATATTATGGGGGGCGTGCGCTCCGCTTGCACCTATGTGGGGGCTGCTTCCCTCAAGGAGTTGTCCAAGCGCACCACCTTTATCCGGGTGATGGAGCAGGAGAACCAGGTCTTCTCCTGAGGCTAACCCGTGGGTGTAACAAGGGAAGGGGCTGGGCGCTCCCTCCCCGGTGCCCGCTTTTAGGGCAGGTACAGGCGAAAAATACCTCCGCCCAGAGAGCCGCCGTTGCTGAGATCGATATAGCCGAAGCGTCCATCCTGCTGATGCAGGCGTGCGATCTCCCGGCAAAAGTAGAGACCCAGCTGGGTGCTGCCGCTGCTGAAATCGACCGGTCCCGGCTGCGTTCCCCCCTGCTGGCACATCTCTTGCGGGTACCCCGAGCCGTTATCGGCGACCTCAATGACCAGGTACTCTCCCTGCTGGTAGGCGCTGATCTTTAGCCGGTCGCGGGTATAGCGGGTGCTGTTGAGAATCACATTGTTGAGGGTGCCTGCCACCAGGGACTGGTCAAAATAGCCGACCAGCTCGGGGTCGCACTCCAGCTCCGGAGTGATGCGCCGCGCCTGCAACAGGGGATCATTCAGTGCCAGCTGCTCCTCCAGCAGGTCGCTGACATACTGCTCCGAGATCGACAGGGGGAGCTGGTTCTGCTGCAAGCGGTAGATACTCAGCAGCTGGATCAGGTTGCTGTTAACCCGGGAGGCCTCGTAGTTTAACAGCGAGTAGCGGGCATACTCCTCCGGCGTACTCGGGGGCTGGGCGGCGCACAGGTTGTCGATCGAGTTGAGCAGCAGCCCCAGCGAGTTTTTCATGTCGTGCACGGAGGATGCCAGCACGGTGGCGAAGTCGATCTGGGTGTCGGGTGGTTGGCT from Aestuariirhabdus litorea includes:
- the pdxH gene encoding pyridoxamine 5'-phosphate oxidase, which encodes MEIEKLRREYLHGGLHRKDLKADPIAQFELWLQQAIDAKLPDPTAMSVATVSADGYPSQRIVLLKQLDPRGFVFFTNLGSTKAQQIEGNPRVSLHFAWLELDRQVIISGHASRLSHREVLGYFLSRPKESQLAAWASRQSHPISSRTLLEQKFAEMKHKFSSGEIPLPSFWGGFRVDPRRIEFWQGGAHRLHDRFLYTRGESNEWAIERLAP
- a CDS encoding diguanylate cyclase domain-containing protein, with the protein product MVKEKQSVLIIEDEEVNIRVLGQILSREFNIDVATCGRDALVRAEQDEMPDLILLDVTMPDIDGYELCRQLSDNEKTRHIPIILITSEDQEKQEAYGLSLGAVDYIVKPFSVPVLVARVRTHLQLKRQRDMLSDLSVHDSLTGLYNRRKFDGYIEAEWRRACRNQTSLALVMLDVDLFKAYNDHYGHMAGDRCLQRIADCLLANIQRSGDLLARYGGEEFVAVLPELDRHDATVLAQKLCDAVAALTVPHAASTVADHVTLSGGVAAMVPDIDMPSSQLIEAADSALYAAKKAGRDCVQVYVG
- a CDS encoding sensor histidine kinase yields the protein MSQPPDTQIDFATVLASSVHDMKNSLGLLLNSIDNLCAAQPPSTPEEYARYSLLNYEASRVNSNLIQLLSIYRLQQNQLPLSISEQYVSDLLEEQLALNDPLLQARRITPELECDPELVGYFDQSLVAGTLNNVILNSTRYTRDRLKISAYQQGEYLVIEVADNGSGYPQEMCQQGGTQPGPVDFSSGSTQLGLYFCREIARLHQQDGRFGYIDLSNGGSLGGGIFRLYLP
- a CDS encoding GMP reductase, which codes for MRIETDIKLGFKDVLIRPKRSTLKSRSQVALDRTYTFLHSGIRWSGVPVVAANMDTVGTFEIAAELASHGMLTAIHKHYSLEQWKGFLDGQEPSIYQHIMVSTGTSSEDFERLQAIIKQHPGLQFICIDVANGYSETFVSYLRKVRKAFPNKVIIAGNVVTGEMVEELILSGADVVKVGIGPGSVCTTRVKTGVGYPQLSAVMECADAAHGLGGLIISDGGCSCAGDVAKAFGGGADMVMIGGLFAGHDESGGELVERDGKRYKLFYGMSSETAMDKHAGGVAEYRASEGKTVEVPYRGPVVERVRDIMGGVRSACTYVGAASLKELSKRTTFIRVMEQENQVFS